The DNA window tctggcttgatgaagccgaatttgcccacatgttcaacttgcccacagaagggttttctgactttccaacccaAGTGTGAAGTGCGGCATATGATCACGCACTATTCTTCTCTGGAACCGTTGTTCCGGtggaaaactatgggttaaaaactCGCCTCGCTCATCACAcccaactccttcttgagattgtgacctggtctatcatttgtcaatctccaaatcagcggtactcTAAGAACAcatacaacatcatgacccataTTGTTAGCAACACGGCCATAAATTGGTCAACGGTCATCTTTCAGAACCTGAAAAATATGGTGCTAACCacgaaaggtctcggttatgcccCTCACATCAGTCGGcttattctcaagtaccggccagaatttggaccgggcacaccggcatctcaTTCGAATATTCTCGACATGGATGCGGTGGAAGAAAGGTTCTCTAGGgtagttattacataagttagctttatttcttatgtatttccATTCTCAAACCGATTCATCtatcggtttctatcttgtacTTTTTCCTTCAATGAAAGTCTATTTAAGTCTAAATGACCGGGTcatcttaatattttgaatatctatctaagtaaccggttaacattgtCAAATAACCGCGCTCCTatccggtctcaaagaaaaacgcttaaactcaaaagattgcaaatAGTCTGCTTgttcaaaataaccggttaactttCGATAACCAAACTCTCCGGTTAAATTGAGAAAACCGCAGCATCAAACGGTTTCAAGGGAGAGATTACGTCATCAAAGTCGAAATCaataattttggagggaaatctcccgcccaaaactCCTGCTCAAACTTCCCACCTCCTGGCTTACCGCCCATTGAATTGACGCCTTTTCGATTGTCGCCGTTTCGATTACCGCCTTCTGGCTtcccgcccacggtttgccgcctattcggcttggagggaaaactcccgccaaatATTGATGGGAcagttgggtttccaaaccgcactCTTGGCCATTTCATTCCACTCTCAGgcgaaacagctttctctctctaagctctcaaattctctcagcGGTTATTTACTCTCGTGTTTTTCAAACTCTCTCAGTCATCTAAGATGAGGCGCAATTCGGCTTTGTTCAAACACAtgactcaggtggatttcgaggaaatccgataAAAGGGCACGCCTGCAGCAAAGGACGTTATTAACCGGGTAACCGAAGCCGGACTTGAGTATTTTCTCGGTGGTCCCCATGTTCTATAcagagaagcggttgaagaattcttcaacaccgcaactctaTCTGGCaacaagatcaccgcgactgtcAGCGGTACTGAATTCGAGTTAACCGAAGAATTGGTTGCGGAGAGCCTACGCCTTCCAACAGACGGCCAAGATGCCGTGTTGGATCTTGAACTAACAACGTTCGAGGCAGCCTGCCAGATTCTATCAGCAACCAAGGAAGAACCGGtgaaagtatccggtaagaaagcGACACTTCGACCGGAgtacataccgctttgtgacatcttcacaaagtcggttcagGCGAGAGGCGGAAATTACAACAGCCTCACCAAGGCCAAGATCGAGATGCTAGTCGGTTTGATACAAGGTACGAAAGTCAACTGGGCAAAGGAAATATTCCACAACTTAAAAGACATGGTGAATCCGGACACCacacggtcatggggatacgccatcccccTTGGAAAAATCTTGATCCATCATAACATCAACATCGGTCCTGGTGTGATTATCCCATCAGGAAGGCTAATAAGATCCAAACATTTCCTggagaggaagcagccggcccccggttccacaggtggccgaaagaagaaatccGCCAAGAAATCGGCCCCGGCAAAAGAAAAGACCGGAAGCAAGGGCAAGGAGAAGGTAGTATTCTCGGAACCGCCATCACAAACAAGGGATGAGGAAGAGTCGGCCTCCACGTCTGAACGAACCGATTCTGAGAAAACTGATGAACATCCTTCCGGTAGAGAATGACCGAATGAAGAAGAGGGGGAGGATACAAGTCCTAATAACACCGGTGCGACAAGTCCTGAGCACGCCGAGGCCGGTGGAGACAGTAGTGAGAAGGATGAAGCTACCCCTGAAGACGACCAGAAGAAGGCCGATATTATAGCGCGCCGGATCTTGGAGCACATTGAACTGCGAGTTCAAACGGTTGGCGAattataccgggaatggcacgaaTACCGATTCAGCAAACTTTATAAACATATGTTCCCAGGCCTAACCGACGAACAATGCTTCagaaggctgaaggagatagagGAAACAGTCATGAGCCTCACGAACGCAGAAACTCTTAACGAAGCCTTGGACCGATGCACCATCGTGAGACCGCGAGCTCGGTTACAAAAGCTAACCGGACGTATCCGGAAGATTAAGGAAAGGTACATTGAGGGAACACCGGAGGCTAACTTACAGCTCTTGGCGTTAGAAAGGCTTGAGATAGCGAAAGGAGAATTCGCTGGAGAAATTGATCGGCTGGAGGTGGTGTGCAGACAGCGAGAAAGACCGCACTCCCCAGCTCCTGAGACCGATGACGGTCAAAATCATGGTGCAACACCTCCTCGGGCGGATCCGGTGACAAATGAAACCGACGAAAGGATAGAAGCTCCTCTCACCGAGCAACCTGGAGTCTCAGAATCGGGCATTACAGAAGAAAGGGTTAAGTTccttattcaagagtttgcagactcaacggttcacccattagaggagaaaatgaagaaaatcgTGCGCCTGGCACTCCGGTTCGCCAACAATACGAGGAATGATCTCGTAAAGGCGGATGACCGGATATCACAAATCGAAGTT is part of the Impatiens glandulifera chromosome 1, dImpGla2.1, whole genome shotgun sequence genome and encodes:
- the LOC124929346 gene encoding uncharacterized abhydrolase domain-containing protein DDB_G0269086-like is translated as MVLTTKGLGYAPHISRLILKYRPEFGPGTPASHSNILDMDAVEEREAVEEFFNTATLSGNKITATVSGTEFELTEELVAESLRLPTDGQDAVLDLELTTFEAACQILSATKEEPVKVSGKKATLRPEYIPLCDIFTKSVQARGGNYNSLTKAKIEMLVGLIQEEGEDTSPNNTGATSPEHAEAGGDSSEKDEATPEDDQKKADIIARRILEHIELRVQTVGELYREWHEYRFSKLYKHMFPGLTDEQCFRRLKEIEETVMSLTNAETLNEALDRCTIVRPRARLQKLTGRIRKIKERYIEGTPEANLQLLALERLEIAKGEFAGEIDRLEVVCRQRERPHSPAPETDDGQNHGATPPRADPVTNETDERIEAPLTEQPGVSESGITEERAKLNADIAVVEANARAAKEVQDALNEEARREKEPPRLSGEEITERERLTAAKYPDLAKSTAVQAAKEPERFNAQKQGLEGFATAHKKKKTTAPSSSVPEKRKRKTSKKAQVAGLLERVTDTVIENQPDPDIHTEEEDEEHLAERSTRQRVSNTASQPQPVKRKRTKDMMANFNFSDSE